TATGAACAAATCAGAATCCTTTACATCTCCACAGATATTTATTATTGAAGTAGTCTTATGGGGATGAATTTGCTGTCCATGTGCCTGAAATTATGGAAATGCTTAATTCTTTGCAACACTGGAGCCTATGCATGGTTTAAATACATAAAAGTAATAGACACATGATCTATGAAGTATCTTATGGACATCCATATTGTTCTACTGCCTAGCTATTGCCATTTCCTTATCTACAGACAATATTTCTGGGTGTGCAAGAACAGCTCAACACATCCATAcaactgaaatttttttcataGCAATGTCATGAAGAATGTGTTACATTATGTGTTCATATATGTATGAAATGGAATGTTGTAGTGCTACCAAAAACTGAAAGGCACTTCATGTTCATCATACAGTAATGTACTATTCTCCCAGTACCTTATGGTTTTGATACTCTCTGGAGAAATATTTATGcttctttgtattttctgatCATATAATTTGTGAATAAGGAATTTGTGTTTTGAGCAGTTGGAAGCATGTTATGTGAAGCATTAAAATCACTTACGCTTTTTCCAGAAGCTGCTGAATGGTCAAGTAAGCCCACAGTCTCTCTATGAAATTCCCAAAGATGTATCTCTGATTTTGGAACACTTGCTCCTTCTCTTGGACATTTGCTTCTTCCTTAAGAGTCAAGTTACTCGTGTGCTGAAGTGGGAGAAAACTGACCATCAAAAGAACAGCTCCAGACTTCATTTATAGTCacatttttagatttaaaagaATATCTTTTAGTACAAGTTgtccttcaatttttttcttttccattggAAAGTGCAACACCAAAGTATCTAAAATGCATGTACTTCAGATTTGTATTTCTGGTCTTgaaacaacaatgaaaaaaaagaggtaattaaattctatttcagcatttttgagATGAATAACTGAGATTTCCTACTTCATTGTAACAATAGAAACCAAAAGTgcttaaaaggcaaaaatatttagattttcttaaagaatcaacaaaatttaattgaaattgcTGTTTGCTTATTTGTGGATATTCTTCaaggtttttctttcagcaaattCAAGAAAGGGTAATTTTAGCAAATTATCTAAGAGTTCAAACAATGGGAAAACAGCTGAATGCCCAAATGTAAAGAACACATACTAAACACAAAACACTTCTTGAAGCCTCCTATTTTGCCACAAAAGACAGAAGGGAAAGATATTTTTCACAATTAGTAAACTAAACACTTACTGACTGAGCTTTAATTTCTACTGGGAAAAGATCCAGCTCATCTCTAATTTTTCCAGACACTATAATCTCAGATCCCTCAAAAAACAGCTTGAAAATGTTCTTGGTTAATCCTTCAATGGAATTTTCTGGATACTTCATTTCAATTTGCATTAATATTGGGGTAGCCACTTCTTGATAAAAGCCCTAGAGAAAAGCAGTGAGACAGAGAACACACACATGACAGCAAAATTGTGCAAAGCAATATGTTGAGTGTCTAAAGCCCccttaaaaagctttttctttagTAGTGCAAGACTACTGCAAACTCAGAAATTGTCTCCACTTCCCCTGGACAATCTCTCTTTTTACAGTACAGGAAGGTGCCATTTTCCCCAGTTTGTCTGAACGGGGCTGATTTGAAGACTTTGAGTCATGGATATGCAGAGGGTACAAACCCTCAGATACCCCAAAATTGCTCTCCTCCCTCCACTAACACAACAGGTAAACTCAACCTCAACGTTTCATCTAGGAAAATCTGTGATCCTTCTGCTAGGACTAGACATAAGCTGTAGCTGATGGTTTCCTGGCACATTCCTTACTCCtgacctggagctgcagggctgcatcagCATTTTCATAGATCCGCCGTGCTATCCCCCCATTGCTCAGGGCCATTTTCTCCAAGAATTTGTAGCTGACATCAAACCCAAAGCCAAGGCAGAAAAGAGCATATTTCCCATTGATTGCTTTCTGAACGTTTTCTTGAATTACTTCCACATTTCTCTCACctgtaaatgaaacaaaaacaccGTTGTGGGTTTGGGTCTTTTCAAGTGCAAAAAGACGGCAGCAAGTTAATGGAAAATTCTGCCTGAAGTTTAAAAAActaattcagaataaaatactaaaaagatAGGGGATAGAATGCTGGTAATTAAATTGGAAATGAAAGCACGACTCTGCATATGGAGTGCCAGAATGTGATTCTCCTCTAATGACTTTTACTAGGCTTTACTAATGTTGTCATGGCTaagtgcaaaatattttataggaTTACAGGGCCAGAGGAGGTTTTTAGTGCAGAAGGGGCACACACTACAAGTTAACAACATGAGGGATGGATACACTTCATCAAGCATTCAGAAGACAAGTACCATCCATAAAAATTATGTGTGTCAATTCAGAGAAGAATGGATTGGTTAATGGTGCAATTCCAACAAACTGCCAATGAACTCAGCCATTTGTGTGACAGAGGGAAAAGATTTTCACACCATCATCTTACCCCATTTGAAGAGCTGCTGATGGCTGTGTATGGAGAGTTTCTCCATCAGCATTTCCAGGCAGAAACTGCCACTGCCTGTAGCAAtatgtggcagcagcagagattttttccctttcagctgctgtgctAAGGAAGGCAATGTATGCAATAATGCTTGACACTCCACCCTGATTTCTAACTGCTGGATGTGGGGAGCACTGGAGACtcactgtggctgtgctgggggggcAGCACCGTGAGCTGAATTTTATTCAAGAACccaaacaaaatcaacaaaccccaaagcagAATGGCTCACACAATCTAAAAGGCAGACTGATCTTATTAAGGACTTAGAGATGAATTAATATTGCTGGTCTTGGAGTGATGCTGGTGCCAAACAAAGCTAAGACAAACCCTTGTTCAAGACACTGGGTGTTATTGCTTATTTCACCTGATATTTCAATCTCAATCCTTTGGTTTTTGCTGTCACAGTGGATCACTAATTAAGACATAGCAAAGAATACAGAACAAAATGCATGTTGAAAATATCTCAAGTTTGAGGCACAGAGGGTGAAGAAGCACAAGCAATATCTCTCAAATAGGACTGTACACAGTATCTGCAAAATGCCCATGTTTTGTCTCTAGGTATTTTACTTCTCTGTTTCAGCTGTGCCTGGAGTATCTCCAATTCCCTTGAGTTTATAGACTGGGAAGCCAACAGTATGCAGTAAAACAATTCCCAGCTATAGGATGTGCAGTCACaggcaggcaggctctgccatCACTCCCTACAGCCCTCACCAAAGCCCTGTCATAATCCCCTCTCCAGATCCAGCAGTAGCTCAGCCTGCCTATTCCAAAGTTCTTCTGAAACACAGGCTAGGTCTATCAATATTGGGATGCAAGTGTAAAAGGTAAAAAACCTCGGGGGAGGGAGGACTGAGCATAGCATTGACTCACCAGAAGTGGGCTGCCCATCTGTCAGCAAAATAATCATGGAGATGCTGcgctccagcagcccctcagcTTTCTCCAGCATGCCCACGGCAGCCAGCAGGGCACCATTGATGTCTGTGCCTGCAATGAGAGGAGGCACCACTCACCTCAACAGGAACACCATCTGCGGGGATTGCTGCCCTTCATCTGCACAGGCCCTGCAGACTTGTTTAAAGTTTTCTGCAGGAAGTAATCCTTCCAAGAGAGGAGGATTTAGGGACTTAGCCTACTGGACTTAATTACTGGGTGTTATATTGCAATGGAGTGCCAGATTATTCTTCTGGGAGCATTTTCCACACATATGTCATGGGAAATACAAACATGTCTAGAGCCATTAAAAAGGGCTTAAGTAAACACACTGTCATCTGTTAACCTATATTTAAGAAAAGTTTCCCTGCCTTATATAAGTCAGAGAAAAGAGCTGAGCATGGTGAGTTTATTGGTGTTAGTGCCTGGGATAGGAAACTTCTGTTAATACTGACAGTGTAGCATTAAAGGGAGACAGAGCCCTTGAGATGTGCTTAAAACTAAATAATAGCACCAAGAACACTGACTGATGCAGCAACTGAAATGCCATGTCTGTTTtacctgttttatttctgtggcaTGGCTTACTAAGGAGTATAACTTTGtatgtgtttcttttttgtttgttttcacaagGACACttgatataaaaagaaaaaaaacagtcagCAAATTGTTGTCAAATGTTGagtgaatttccatttttctgtagaaaaaatGTGCTACCAAGGAATCTCCTAACTGTCTCCGTGATAAAAATTGGAAACAAAACTTTGTGGCTTGTAAGGTTCATAGATGTGCTGTAAGCATCTCTTATATATTATTTAACTGTATCTATCTCCTAACGTAGTCATCAGTTTGTGCACTTACAGGCTTTCTTTCCCACTCATCACTCATAAGTCTTAAAAACTGACTTGCTTTGTAAGCACTGGTGGTAGCTCTGAAGCACTATataactaataaaaataattattttctaagcAATTCGTTCCACTGGGTGCATATTTATGGCTACAAGCATGTGTACCTCCCCTGGCACTGAGAGTCTGCACcaaggctgcagcactggcCACGTTCTCCTCAGTGGTTGGCAGCAGAGAGCTCTTCCACTCCACCACTTTGTTGTTGAAGGTGATAAAGCTGAAATGATCTTCTGGGCGGAGGTCCTGCAAAATCTTCAACAGGGCCTCCCTTGTCTGTTCCGAGGAGAAAACCAGAATTTTGattattcccatttctttgCCAGAACTGGGACTGAAATTGCAGTGTAATTAGGGGGTTCTCTACAGCTCTGTCCCAGATGCAGTCCAATGCCTTTGTTAAACCCTAATGCTAGATTTTAGGCTGAGACCATCAGAAATAGACAATTCACTTAACTTACAAAATCCAATCTATAAGGGCTGTAGGGAGCTTGTCTACTTTCAAGCAGAGCTACATACACAGTTATcaataaacaaaacagataACAGATAAATTAACTCTCTAAGCTTCattaaaggaaaacataaacacaaaaaagtTCTGCAAAGATGCAGAAAGTTCTCTCTGCCCCAATGTTTAGCACCCATGAAAACAGTTGTGTTGGACAAGAGTTACTCTTTAATAATGCCAATCTATGCATATGTATTTTCAAGCATTTCTATAAGTGTGAACATTTTGCTGTGTACAAAACCAGGGTGTGTTTCAAATGAGAAATTCCAAGTTGCTTCCTCAGAAGGCTGGGGTGTGTGTGACTGCTGCTAACAGAGGTCATGCTTTGAGGGAAGTTACCTGTTCAATTTTTCTGCCTGTCATGGAGCCACTTCTGTCTATAACAAAGATGACATTTTTGGGAAACACCGGCATTTCTTGGGGTGCAAAGTAATGGACAAAATACCCATTGACAATCTGGAATACAGAATGTAAATTCATCTATAAAAGTACatctaaagaaataaagaataaatcttAACATTCTGGCATAGCAAGAAGTGGAGAGCACGTTCAGCATTCTGCTCTTCTCAATAAGCCCAAAtcaaagaatttaaattaaagaatgtaaaatgtatttcctaGCTGGAAGCAAGACTGTCTGTAGAGAGAAAATTACCAGAGAGCAGCATGCATACATACATAGATATTAGAAACCTCAGTGCCATATGTATGATATATGCATATTATGACTGTGCATCACATTACCTCTTTATCATTACCCATAAGTACATCTCTCCTGGATTGACTGTGGCTGCCACCTTTCAGCACACCCCTGTACACTTCAGCAGtgaaaatatatggaaaatacTCCATTTTATTCCCTAGAATATGCATTGGCTCATAAATAGTTGTTAAGTTCCTGCTGTACTTAGTTATGCCTCAGTTATCACAGAGACCAAGCATCATTTTAAGTTATATAAATCACATTCCTCTAAACTTCATTTACAAGAAGCCACAAATACACTTTGGAGGGGCcaaaataatcataaaaaaaGAGTGTGACATACCAATATAGATTTGGTAGTTGAATAAAATCTgaaagattgattttttttttctgagtgatCTCTGCAACATACCTGGTGTCTCTGGGGATTTACTGAGTATCACCCTCAGTTCTTGCTGACCCTGGATTAACAGGAAGAGCTTTTCCTGTCATTCTTGGTGTTTCAAAGCAAATGttgctggtttggggtttttttgtttgcattttcttttttttcttttttttttcttttcttttttttttttgttacctgTATATCACCTGCAGTGGCTTCTCTCTTAACATCGTAACGCACAACAAAATCACCATTGAGAAGGGTTTCATCAGGctcagaatttttcttctgttgatCTAGAGTTGGCTTAAATGAAATATGAGCCTGCAAAGCAAtcagaaggaaatatttaaagcaaTACAACTTAGAGCTGCCACTGGCAGTAACTCTGGCAGCTGCCGCCTCACCTTGGTTTCGTTCAGCACTTCGGTGAGCGCCTCAGTTAACTCGTTGGTCAAGAACGTGCTGTCTGTCTCCAGGAAGCGAATGCCCTGGGGCTCGAAGATGTGCACATCGATCTGGCAGCAGGGAAGTCAGCATCAGTGTCTCAGAGGGAACATGGCTGTGCTAAAAcccactgctccctgcccagctcacctGGAAGTGTTTAACGAGCTGCTTGGGCCGCACCTTGATGAGCAGCTCGTACTTCCCCAGCTGCCGCTTCAGCAGCTCCTCGTAGGTCAGCTCAAAAGTGACTTTGCTGGCGGCCGCGACGCTGACAGACACGTGGAACTGCTCCAGCTTCCTGTCTGTAATTCTGGGGGGGAAGAAAGAGCAGGGATTTATCTCCTGCGGGGAAGGTTGGTGGCCAAGAGTTTGTGAAGTGTGCAAAGTAAAGGCCAAGGGGCTACAtgggattgaaaaaaaaagagtagcaGTAAATATTGTTCATCACAGAGAGGATTTTTACATTGCAAATGTTATTATTTACACCACATGTATTACATTAACTTGTCATGGGTGCAAGCTGAGAAATTGAGCAGAATCCCCTGCACACCTCAGACTGAATACCTGTGAAGCACAGATTAAATGCACCCTGACACTGTGATATCTGCTCAAAGCCACGGTCCTCTGTGCTTGCAAGGACACAGACTCAGCCCTGAGCATCATCCCAGCATGGCACGGTGCTCTTGAATGATgggaagccaggctggatggagctctgagcaacctgaatggtgtccctgcccatggcagggggcttggaactaggtgatctttgAGGACCCTTGAGACTAGCTCAATTGGTCAGAGCATGGTGTTAGTAACACGGTGGTTGTTGGCTCAGTTCTGTGATCTGTGATACAATGATTCTATGACAGCAAGTCCCAAAGCACGGCTAAACTGGGATGCTTCCTACTGGAGCCCATTGCAGGACTACCTATAGATCATATCTATATAAtactaatatatttttttaatatacatatatataaagaCACACTGTTTCTCCCCCCAGAAACCAAGACTGATTTTCACATTAGTCCCCACTGAGATGTGGCTGTCTCCAGGGTATAATCTGCCCCCAGCCAAACAAGAAGCCAAGGAGGGGTGTTGGAGCAGTTTTATTCACAATAAGAACGTACTTGACGAGGCCAGCGCTCTGTCCTTGTGAGACTGCGGTGTTGTACTCattctgagcagcagctttctCCTTTATTATTCCTGGGTATACTTCACCATCGATGGACCTGTTGGGtttccataaaaattaattaatattagaAGGAATGCACTGGGGAAAGGAACTCAATGGAAGATTGTGTGGCTCTCTGGGCACTGTTTtcctcccaaacccctccccagccaGAAGGACGCACGGAGCCACCACTCTTGCACAACCCTTGTCCTTGCAGAGTCTtgaggaggctggagcaggagaaacGCCACCACTGAGCACATCTGTCACCCACTCTGTGCAGCAAGCAGCCTGGCCACCTCTTTTCTATTTGGCTGCCTACTACTTAGCCCCACAGAGCATTTTTGCAGAGGACCCTCTTTGTGCTtttgcccagcagctcctgagcagaaAGATGAACCCTCTCAGAGCTGCCCCCTTCACACTGCAGGTAAGGACTGGTCCTACATGGAGAAGTTGGTGATGAAGGCTGTCTTAGGTAACTCCACTTCAAAGGTGGCCTCTCGGGACTCATTGGCCCGGTTGACAATTCTGCTGGTGATGACAGTGTGAGCAAATCGTGATGTGACCTTGCAGTCCACGTGGAGGCTGTAGATTTCAATAgcaggctgggaaaaaaaagaacagactGAGACAGAAACACCCAGGTTTTGCTCCCAAGCAGTTCTTACCTGGATGATGCTGTTGGAAAAGTTGATGAAGGAATGAACTGTTAGAAAACCTGTCTGGAACTGGGGAGGAGATTGCTCTGAACCAGTCTGCTTATTCCCATCTCTGCAGCCACAAACACTGTTCCATGCAAAACCTGCAGCtacatttgcattttgctgtTCCACAGAAGCTTCTGTTGGaccttttcctctccttggaGTAcagtgaagctgctgctgcatcacCCCAGTCATTGCCCAAGATTTTCCTCAGGAAGATCAGAAACCTCTTTAAGCCTGACCCAGGGAAGAGCCCTGTTTTTTGTGTGACTGTTTATTTGCTCTCCCAGCTGTTGACTTTGCTGCCTGTTTTCCAACTTTGGTACCTTGTGTTCCACAGGATGTTTAGCAGGTTTCAAACCCCACATGGGCCTCCCAACCCCTCACTGGTTGCACAAGCAGAGATGCCCTTTGAGCACTCATGTTTCTCCTGGTCTGGTTCTTCCAGGGCCCTGATGCCCAAAGGAGGAGGGCACCATTCTGGAGCTGCCTGGAACACCTCAGAGGGTGGCTAGACTAAGAACTGTCTGGAGTACCTGCCACATGGACACCTCCTTTTGCATTTGGGATGTCTCTCAAAAGGTCCTACACATGTTTCAGCAGTGGCACTAGAGAAAGGCTGATCTGGGCATCACCAGCCTCACAACAGTCCAATAACtgatcaaaataaaaaagctcAGAAACAGAGCATATCATTgcacttctgtttttaattttccagccTCCAAGTTTTTTGAATGGCTAATTGATCTTTAGCTATTTTGATAATTAATCTCCTGTATTTGCTTGCCAATTAATAGCATCCAGTGGCCTCTTCTCCATTAGGACACTGGCTGAAATTGAAGTTTGCTGCCCTGCCATACTCAAACCTGCCCATGGCACATTCAGAGCGAGGGTTTTCCATAAGGAGCACCAAGCCCCATGCTGTGGCTCACTGGGGCAGTGTAGGCTCATGGTGGCCATTGCTGCCCACTGAGGATCCTTCCAACACAGGAGGAGCTTGTCCTGTGCAAAATTTACGCAGaaactgctctgctgccacGTGCCcaagggatgctgcagggaggaggatcTGCATCTCCTGCActagcccagccccagctgcgGCCAGCACAAACCAGGGGATGCAGCATGGGGTGGAGCTTTGCTGTGCCCCGGTGAAAGAAGCAGAGCGGAACAGCCCCAGGCATGTACCCAAAGGCAAAGGCACCGTGGGCCCATTCACCCTCTCCATGGTTTCCTGAAGAGCTCTTGGCTGCTCCTGAAGCAACCACAAGGCCTGGCCCtgccccccagcacccacctgcACTGCAGTTCACACCTTTCTGAATAGGCACAATGGACAGAGAAACCTTCCGACTTAAagcttcctcttcctctctaaTATTGATGTTTTTACAGTGCCACCAATAACCACTGTGATGGTACAAAGTAGTGTTTTCTCCTCCAGACAGTGcaaataaaattctattttcctcttttccattccatatttattattaaacacTCATCAGACACCTCCTGGCACTGTGTAGTGCTTGCTTGGTCCTGTGTCAAGATCCAAACCTCATCCGGTGGCCAAGGCAGAGCTACTGATCTCTCAAATTTGAGATCTTACATCCCAAAGGAAGAGCATGACCAGACACATCTGCAAATGCTTCCTGCTACCTTTGTGCTATCACAGcccaaacaaccaaccaaaaagaCCTCAAAAAGACCTTAAAAAGACCCAAAGCTCTACAATCTCAACACAATCCACCCAAGGTTCCCCAGGCAGTATTACCAGTATTACCTGCACCGCATCACCAAATGAGATATTGATAATAAAAATAGAGCAAATACCTTCTGATCAATAGTTTCTGCTAATACTATGAGTGAGGAAAAGACCACCAATGCAAGCAATGTTCTCTGCTccattttggaaaaaacaaattttcaaatgaaatctCTGTTTATCTTAATCAGTTAATGAGTAACTTGTACTTGGGAATATCATGTAGACTTTGAAGAGACATGGAAATTTAATATTTACCCGTTAAACATAGGTAAAACTTGGACTTGGTTAATGCTTATTTTTTCAACAGATCTTTGCTCTTAAACATTAGAATTTTAATGTTTCATAACacataaaattaagaaatctctgttttttttaaattagatttcACTGTGTCACGTGGAATCCCTTGGGCAGATAACTTGGACTGTGCAACAAGCTGCAGGAATCTACCATATTCCACAGAACTAATTTGAAAGAGCACATCCTTAACATTATCACAAGCACTTCGGAGATTTGGAGATTGCCAGGACAGGCAACATCCACATGAGATATTACAGCTGATGGCTTTCTCAACCTTTGTGCCTCTCTGCCCAACAGGACATGACCCTTGGTAGGTAATGCCATTCATTGTCATAAATTAACACAAAGATCCTGTGGAAATATAAGCATCTGTGTTTGCTCCATGCCTGTTTTACAAAGAGTACATGAGGAGAGCAAGGTTCTAGTGGCCTCAGAGTTGTAAGGGAGACACTAAAGTAAAGCTCAGCAATTTATTACTTACCAGATGTCTACAAGTTCACTGCAAAGACTGTGCgaagcacagcctggccttACAAGGCTTGTGCAGACAGGCCTGGtcttcctctgggaatccagtgTAAAAAGGCTCCTTTGGTgctccaaatctcagatttttatctaggtaggaaatgcttggctcctccccctggatGGAACATCTCCCCACGGGAcaatgtaattttatcagtcatgcagtgggacttaATGTCCCATGAACAGAAGGTATTTCTCTGGAGGGAGAATGGGtcctggaaaagataaagatgactgccccacctggttttaacagctggtgatagaatacatacttttggttatatcctgcattgcaacccaagacatcCTCTCAGGCAGACTGTTTATACTACTTGCAAATACCATATCCTTTATAGCAGgacatgtatatatataaatattaatatatatatatgttttaaaagacaaaaaattaaactgctATATATTCTATTAATTTGTACAACTTGTGTAATGCTTTAATCCCTTAAAATACACAGGATAGACACTCAGTGGCCTAAGAGCTGCAAGAGCC
This genomic interval from Catharus ustulatus isolate bCatUst1 chromosome 13, bCatUst1.pri.v2, whole genome shotgun sequence contains the following:
- the ITIH4 gene encoding inter-alpha-trypsin inhibitor heavy chain H4; the protein is MEQRTLLALVVFSSLIVLAETIDQKPAIEIYSLHVDCKVTSRFAHTVITSRIVNRANESREATFEVELPKTAFITNFSMSIDGEVYPGIIKEKAAAQNEYNTAVSQGQSAGLVKITDRKLEQFHVSVSVAAASKVTFELTYEELLKRQLGKYELLIKVRPKQLVKHFQIDVHIFEPQGIRFLETDSTFLTNELTEALTEVLNETKAHISFKPTLDQQKKNSEPDETLLNGDFVVRYDVKREATAGDIQIVNGYFVHYFAPQEMPVFPKNVIFVIDRSGSMTGRKIEQTREALLKILQDLRPEDHFSFITFNNKVVEWKSSLLPTTEENVASAAALVQTLSARGGTDINGALLAAVGMLEKAEGLLERSISMIILLTDGQPTSGERNVEVIQENVQKAINGKYALFCLGFGFDVSYKFLEKMALSNGGIARRIYENADAALQLQGFYQEVATPILMQIEMKYPENSIEGLTKNIFKLFFEGSEIIVSGKIRDELDLFPVEIKAQSHTSNLTLKEEANVQEKEQVFQNQRYIFGNFIERLWAYLTIQQLLEKAISAQEEDQKALEAQALDLSLRYSFVTPLTSMVVTKPQQKEELANKPTEADNEKPSLLVGASFKRPHARMPSEDYSGSSRLMSASPAARRHSEIQTRGHRRMFSTVPVFRHLAAPPVADEYPQLLLQLPRQNERICLNIDKTAQTSVQLVSDPVQGLTVTGKLGDGINHFVQFDINYENPPVQIRVYTHAILVSHNNKNDWLSWTKSASSTIQGLRVAVDKDRSVTVSLPDTVTVKISLVRFPDDFLGLYFLNTDRFSDQVTGVLGQFYSTAQFGSNSNNVQRAVERLLRVSGSEHKVSRLYKKDYRLESANEPVSCWSIDLTP